CCACGCTGATCGGGCCAAAGCGGTACAACAGGGCCAAAGTTGAAGCCTACGAGTGCGGTATCGAGCCGACCCCGACTCCGGCCGGCGGCGGGCGATTCCCCATCAAGTACTACCTGACGGCGATGCTCTTCATCGTCTTCGACATCGAGATCGTCTTCCTCTATCCGTGGGCCGTCACCTTCGACGCTCTGGGCCTGTTCGGCCTCGTCGAAATGCTCCTGTTCGTGCTCACCGTCTTCGTTGCCTATGCCTATGTCTGGCGCCGGGGCGGCCTGGAGTGGGACTGAACACCGC
This is a stretch of genomic DNA from Streptomyces sp. NA04227. It encodes these proteins:
- a CDS encoding NADH-quinone oxidoreductase subunit A, whose amino-acid sequence is MNAYAPILVLGALAAAFAIFSVVAATLIGPKRYNRAKVEAYECGIEPTPTPAGGGRFPIKYYLTAMLFIVFDIEIVFLYPWAVTFDALGLFGLVEMLLFVLTVFVAYAYVWRRGGLEWD